One genomic window of Providencia hangzhouensis includes the following:
- the rfaL gene encoding O-antigen ligase RfaL — protein sequence MSFLERNESILSKYNKTLVLIFVVLFFVENVTRYKHILFYLMIATSLVYLSLDTKKVLEKLNNKLLYLVGAFSVFLYISVTYSDIPSVSIKTLNNNLLNYGILSLSLLLPIILYRESLKDISKLLLTSFTASLALVLLVELYRYYIAYQQDILPFTTYDFRHVSDALVFFFPILPILWYLLPKSKIIYFYILSIVFLFVLLGTLARGAWVTVAAAGLLFLCFKRPWKLIGVVLCLSLVSLISIKLIYPETSKKLFYKLEQTDSSHRYTNGTQGTAFELILENPIIGYGVGDEIYHEKYNSVVKHYPEWVARYSIGPHNIWLYIWFGAGIAGLAIFSAVFLSMCYSSMQGIKNRSDEPEIYFSFIALLLSLIGFYLVRGMFEQVDLKPLGVLLGFLIAMMGHSSTKQKRVCHE from the coding sequence ATGTCTTTTTTAGAAAGAAATGAAAGTATTCTCTCAAAGTATAACAAGACTTTGGTACTAATTTTTGTTGTTCTTTTTTTTGTAGAAAATGTAACGAGATATAAGCATATTCTGTTCTATTTGATGATAGCGACATCTTTGGTTTATCTATCCTTAGATACAAAAAAAGTGTTGGAAAAATTAAATAATAAGCTATTATATTTGGTTGGTGCTTTTTCTGTCTTTCTTTATATATCAGTAACTTATTCGGACATACCAAGTGTATCGATTAAGACCCTCAACAATAATTTATTAAATTATGGAATACTAAGTTTATCTCTTTTATTGCCGATTATTTTATATAGAGAAAGCCTAAAAGATATTTCAAAACTATTATTAACGAGTTTTACTGCATCGTTAGCCTTAGTTTTACTTGTTGAGTTATACCGCTACTATATAGCTTATCAGCAGGATATCTTGCCGTTTACTACCTATGATTTTAGGCATGTTTCGGATGCGTTAGTTTTTTTCTTTCCAATACTTCCTATTCTTTGGTATTTATTGCCTAAATCTAAAATTATTTATTTCTATATTTTAAGTATTGTATTTCTGTTTGTTTTGCTTGGAACGCTAGCTCGGGGGGCATGGGTTACAGTTGCAGCCGCTGGGTTATTATTTTTATGTTTTAAACGACCCTGGAAGCTAATTGGGGTTGTATTATGCCTTTCATTAGTTTCACTTATTTCAATTAAACTAATTTATCCAGAAACAAGTAAAAAACTATTTTATAAGCTGGAGCAGACAGATAGCTCTCACCGTTATACTAATGGAACCCAAGGAACCGCTTTTGAGCTTATACTAGAAAACCCAATTATTGGCTATGGGGTTGGTGATGAAATTTATCATGAGAAATACAACAGTGTAGTTAAACATTATCCTGAATGGGTCGCTAGATACTCTATCGGTCCCCATAATATTTGGCTTTATATTTGGTTTGGTGCGGGTATTGCAGGGTTAGCGATATTTAGTGCGGTATTTTTGTCAATGTGCTATTCCTCAATGCAAGGGATTAAAAATAGGTCTGATGAACCGGAAATTTACTTTTCCTTCATTGCATTGTTGTTAAGTCTTATTGGCTTTTATCTGGTTCGTGGAATGTTTGAACAAGTCGACCTTAAACCCTTAGGTGTTCTTTTGGGTTTTTTAATCGCTATGATGGGGCATAGTTCAACCAAGCAGAAGAGAGTGTGCCATGAATAA
- a CDS encoding glycosyltransferase has translation MMINKIILTVSPIFSIPPKSAAAIESWMYNIAKRLDIENRIVCIRNDGYSAHSVVNKYCEIERIKFGKVYTRLFKKWTRLDPYSYADRIVKIKHQFSPNPNESVIFVHNHIKSFKKIIKKEGHNNVVLHMHNLYEPKDVPEDIKIIVPSHFMKNWYRERLPNAHIEVVRNGFDGEIYAQPPEVKREDFGLTAEDKIVLFVGRTAKGKGLLELMRACQVLFKADPNYKLVIVGDLNTTAKGELAQYQNEVKNFAKILGEQCICLGEVHPEKIRHYYALGDVIVVPSIEPESFCMVALEAMASGRPVIASQRGAMVEFISHNETGFIFREPLSPLSMAEDITSALEHPDSQKIAYHAKKHAYDNFTWEIVKDELMRVIAKWYP, from the coding sequence ATGATGATTAATAAAATTATCTTAACAGTTTCCCCTATATTTTCTATACCGCCTAAAAGTGCGGCAGCAATTGAATCGTGGATGTACAACATCGCCAAACGATTAGACATTGAAAACCGAATCGTTTGTATACGAAATGATGGGTATAGCGCTCATTCTGTTGTTAATAAGTATTGTGAAATTGAGCGTATTAAGTTTGGAAAAGTGTATACAAGACTATTTAAGAAATGGACAAGGTTAGATCCATATTCTTATGCCGATAGAATTGTCAAAATTAAACACCAATTTTCGCCAAACCCGAATGAAAGTGTTATTTTTGTTCACAATCATATTAAATCCTTCAAAAAAATAATTAAGAAAGAAGGACATAATAATGTTGTGTTACACATGCATAATTTGTACGAGCCTAAAGATGTCCCTGAAGACATAAAAATCATTGTGCCAAGCCATTTTATGAAAAATTGGTATAGAGAACGTTTACCAAATGCGCATATTGAGGTGGTCCGTAATGGGTTTGATGGTGAAATTTATGCTCAGCCTCCAGAGGTCAAACGTGAGGATTTTGGGTTAACAGCGGAAGATAAAATTGTTTTATTTGTTGGACGAACTGCTAAAGGCAAAGGGCTGCTTGAATTAATGCGAGCATGTCAAGTTTTATTTAAAGCGGATCCTAACTATAAACTTGTCATTGTGGGAGACCTAAATACGACAGCAAAAGGTGAGTTGGCGCAATATCAAAACGAAGTAAAAAATTTTGCAAAAATTTTGGGTGAGCAGTGTATTTGTTTAGGTGAGGTTCATCCTGAAAAAATTAGACACTATTATGCTCTCGGGGATGTTATTGTCGTTCCTTCTATTGAGCCAGAATCATTTTGTATGGTTGCACTTGAAGCAATGGCTTCTGGTCGTCCTGTGATAGCAAGCCAGCGAGGGGCAATGGTGGAATTTATTTCCCATAATGAAACTGGGTTTATTTTCAGGGAGCCGCTTTCGCCTTTAAGTATGGCTGAGGATATTACTAGTGCATTAGAGCACCCAGATAGTCAAAAAATAGCCTATCATGCCAAAAAACATGCTTATGATAATTTCACTTGGGAAATTGTTAAAGATGAGCTCATGAGGGTGATTGCAAAATGGTATCCCTAA
- the waaA gene encoding lipid IV(A) 3-deoxy-D-manno-octulosonic acid transferase, with translation MLLLRLYQVLLYLIQPFIWVRLLLRSRKAPAYRKRWGERYGFCAGKVKPQGILLHSVSVGETLAAVPLVRALRHHYPSLPITVTTMTPTGSERVLSAFGDDVDHVYLPYDLPGSMRRFLKQVDPKLVIIMETELWPNMINQLYKRKIPLVIANARLSERSAAGYQKLGSFVKRMLRNVTMVAAQHQEDGERFVQLGLRRMQLSVTGSLKFDISVTPELAVRAITLRRQWAAHRPVWIATSTHEGEEAIVLETHQQLLKRFPDLLLILVPRHPERFAKAEELTQKAGLTFIRRSANTIPTADVQVVIGDTMGELMLLYGIADIAFVGGSLVETGGHNPLEAAAHALPVLMGPHTFNFKDICGKLTQADGLITVTDSESMAQAVTSLLSDEDYRLYYGRHAAEVLHENQGALQRLLKLLQPYLPPREQ, from the coding sequence ATGTTATTGCTGCGTTTATATCAGGTACTTCTTTATCTTATCCAGCCATTTATATGGGTTCGCCTATTGCTGCGCAGCCGTAAAGCGCCTGCGTATCGTAAACGTTGGGGCGAACGTTACGGCTTTTGTGCAGGAAAAGTAAAACCTCAAGGCATTTTATTACATTCAGTTTCTGTCGGGGAAACTCTTGCAGCCGTTCCACTAGTCCGTGCACTTCGCCATCACTATCCGTCTCTGCCAATTACAGTAACAACAATGACGCCAACTGGCTCAGAGCGTGTTCTTTCTGCATTTGGCGACGATGTTGACCACGTCTATTTACCTTATGACCTCCCTGGTTCTATGCGTCGTTTCCTGAAACAAGTCGACCCAAAACTTGTGATCATTATGGAAACTGAATTATGGCCAAACATGATTAACCAATTGTATAAACGTAAAATTCCATTGGTTATTGCAAATGCGAGACTTTCTGAGCGCTCTGCTGCTGGGTATCAAAAGCTCGGTAGCTTTGTGAAACGTATGCTACGTAATGTCACTATGGTCGCAGCACAACATCAGGAAGATGGTGAACGTTTCGTTCAATTAGGGTTGCGGCGGATGCAATTGAGTGTAACAGGGAGCCTGAAGTTTGATATCTCTGTAACGCCTGAATTAGCTGTCAGGGCAATAACTTTACGCCGCCAATGGGCAGCACATCGCCCAGTTTGGATAGCGACTAGCACTCATGAGGGTGAAGAAGCCATTGTTTTAGAAACACATCAACAGTTATTAAAACGATTTCCTGATCTATTATTAATTTTAGTACCGCGTCACCCTGAACGCTTTGCAAAAGCGGAAGAATTAACTCAAAAAGCCGGTTTAACGTTTATTCGTCGTAGTGCCAATACGATCCCTACTGCAGATGTCCAAGTGGTGATTGGCGATACCATGGGCGAATTGATGTTGCTATATGGAATTGCGGATATTGCCTTTGTTGGGGGAAGTTTGGTCGAAACTGGGGGGCATAACCCACTCGAAGCCGCAGCCCATGCGCTACCTGTGTTAATGGGGCCTCACACATTTAATTTTAAAGATATTTGCGGAAAACTGACTCAAGCAGATGGCTTAATTACGGTGACAGACAGTGAATCTATGGCTCAAGCCGTGACGAGTTTGCTTTCTGATGAAGATTACCGGTTATATTATGGACGTCATGCCGCCGAAGTTCTTCATGAGAACCAAGGTGCCCTTCAAAGATTATTAAAACTATTGCAACCCTATTTGCCTCCGCGAGAGCAATAA
- a CDS encoding glycosyltransferase family 8 protein: MNNLITNKYLLNEGANASNTSLPCLDVIYGSDENYQFGAGVSAVSLLINNPNTFFRFHYFLDKARPSFLDKLKVISHQFPAEFHIYELDNQLLKTLPVSDIWSSAMYFRLVALDYLSKDYDFALYLDADVICNGQLNLAADLIKDKVCGVIADNIGVRTKSETRLHIPKLTETYFNSGVMFVNLKEWHEKRITQQCFELLSAENAKQRFKYPDQDVLNLILRNDLILLNQKFNTVYTLKNELYDRTHQKYQTIITPETVLIHYTGVSKPWHKWANYPSSQPFYKALAQSPWTKDDLKHATKFVERKKEYKHLLKRGAYLSGILSGICYLFEKYAKKRK, encoded by the coding sequence ATGAATAACTTGATAACAAATAAATATCTGCTAAATGAGGGGGCTAATGCTAGTAATACCTCTTTACCATGTCTTGATGTTATTTATGGTTCGGATGAAAACTATCAGTTTGGTGCGGGTGTTTCAGCGGTCTCTTTACTTATTAATAACCCAAATACGTTCTTCAGATTTCATTATTTTTTAGATAAAGCCCGCCCTAGCTTTTTAGATAAGCTGAAGGTTATTTCTCATCAGTTTCCAGCTGAATTTCATATTTATGAATTGGATAATCAATTACTAAAAACATTACCAGTTTCTGATATTTGGTCCTCAGCAATGTATTTTCGGTTAGTTGCTTTAGATTATCTCTCGAAAGATTATGATTTTGCTTTATATTTGGATGCGGATGTTATCTGTAATGGCCAATTGAATTTGGCGGCTGATTTAATTAAAGATAAAGTATGTGGTGTTATTGCCGATAACATTGGCGTAAGGACAAAAAGTGAAACACGGCTTCACATTCCAAAGTTAACTGAGACCTATTTTAACTCGGGTGTAATGTTTGTGAACTTAAAAGAATGGCACGAAAAACGAATTACTCAGCAATGTTTCGAATTGTTATCTGCAGAAAATGCGAAACAACGGTTTAAATACCCAGACCAAGATGTATTAAACCTTATTTTAAGAAATGACCTGATACTACTTAATCAGAAGTTTAATACGGTTTATACACTAAAAAATGAACTGTATGACCGAACCCATCAAAAATATCAAACTATTATTACACCCGAAACAGTTTTAATTCATTACACGGGTGTGAGTAAGCCTTGGCATAAGTGGGCGAACTATCCTTCTTCTCAGCCTTTTTATAAAGCATTAGCACAATCACCTTGGACAAAGGATGATTTAAAACATGCCACTAAATTTGTTGAAAGGAAAAAAGAATATAAGCACCTATTAAAGCGAGGTGCTTATTTATCAGGTATTTTGTCGGGCATTTGCTATTTGTTTGAAAAATACGCAAAAAAAAGAAAATAA
- the rfaP gene encoding lipopolysaccharide core heptose(I) kinase RfaP, giving the protein MIELKTPFSELWKNKDPFIEADKLQGEVFRALETRKTLRFELEGRSYFIKIHYGTTLKEVLKNLLSFRLPVLGADREWNAIHQLTQVGVDTMNGRAFGQKGVNPLRRHSFIITEDLTPTVSLEDYCANWLDNPPTFSTKQMIIRRVAKMVRKMHATGINHRDCYICHFLLHLPFTGNEEQLKISVIDLHRAQLRNSVPIRWRNKDLIGLYYSSLNIGLTQRDVLRFMKVYFGLSLRDILQQEASLIAKAESKAAQIKERTIRKSL; this is encoded by the coding sequence ATGATTGAGTTAAAAACCCCTTTTAGTGAATTATGGAAAAATAAAGATCCCTTTATCGAAGCTGATAAGTTACAAGGTGAAGTTTTTCGTGCGTTAGAGACACGTAAAACGCTGCGTTTTGAACTTGAAGGGCGTAGCTATTTTATAAAAATTCATTATGGGACTACACTGAAAGAAGTCCTTAAAAACTTATTATCTTTTCGGTTGCCGGTATTAGGGGCTGATAGAGAGTGGAATGCTATTCATCAACTTACCCAAGTTGGAGTGGATACTATGAATGGCCGGGCGTTCGGGCAAAAAGGGGTTAATCCTCTTCGTCGCCACTCCTTTATTATTACTGAAGATTTGACCCCGACGGTGAGTTTGGAAGATTATTGTGCAAATTGGTTAGATAACCCGCCAACTTTCAGTACCAAGCAAATGATTATTCGTCGGGTCGCGAAAATGGTGCGTAAAATGCACGCAACGGGTATTAACCATCGTGATTGTTATATTTGCCATTTTTTACTGCATTTGCCATTTACGGGAAATGAAGAGCAGCTAAAAATATCGGTTATTGATTTGCACAGAGCACAACTCAGAAATTCTGTTCCAATTCGTTGGCGAAATAAAGACTTAATTGGTTTATATTATTCATCATTAAATATTGGGCTCACTCAGCGTGATGTTCTTCGTTTTATGAAAGTCTACTTTGGCTTATCGCTACGAGATATTTTGCAACAGGAAGCGTCATTGATCGCTAAAGCGGAAAGCAAAGCTGCACAAATTAAAGAACGTACAATTAGAAAGTCATTGTAA
- the coaD gene encoding pantetheine-phosphate adenylyltransferase — translation MKHKAIYPGTFDPVTSGHVDIVTRAAAMFDHVLLAIANSQRKNPMFSLDERVALAKEVTSHLDNVEVVGFSELMANFAQKNGANILIRGVRSVADFEYEWQLANMNRHFVPDLETVFLLPSQSLSFVSSSLIKDVALHDGDISSFLPPVVAEAMLKKLNKK, via the coding sequence ATGAAACATAAGGCTATTTACCCTGGTACGTTTGACCCTGTGACATCAGGACATGTTGATATTGTTACCCGAGCAGCAGCAATGTTTGACCATGTCTTGTTGGCTATTGCAAATAGCCAACGAAAAAACCCGATGTTTTCCCTTGATGAGCGTGTTGCCCTTGCTAAAGAAGTAACTTCTCACCTTGATAATGTTGAAGTTGTTGGGTTTTCTGAATTGATGGCTAATTTTGCACAAAAAAATGGCGCTAATATTCTTATTCGTGGCGTTCGTTCTGTGGCTGATTTCGAATATGAGTGGCAATTAGCGAATATGAACCGCCATTTTGTTCCTGACTTGGAAACCGTATTTTTATTACCATCGCAAAGTTTGTCCTTTGTTTCTTCTTCTTTAATCAAAGATGTTGCCCTTCACGATGGTGATATTTCGTCTTTCCTACCCCCAGTGGTTGCTGAGGCAATGTTAAAGAAACTCAATAAAAAATAG
- a CDS encoding glycosyltransferase family 4 protein, protein MNLAFCLYKYFPFGGLQRDFLRIATECQSRGHHVRVYTQSWEGDKPSGFEIIIVPVTSKTNHGRNAQYCDWVLAHLKQHPAERIIGFNKMPGLDVYYAADVCYAQKVAEEKGFLYKLTPRYKHYAAFEKAVFAVGKPTQLLMLTPHQISHFKKHYGTENERFHMLPPGIAQDRKYDKQIADAKRVYREKNQIPESAFLVLQVGSDFKRKGVDRTIKAIAALPEDIKKNTLLMVVGQDKPVKYQQLAKTLGIGSQVSFFSGRNDIAELMAAADILMHPAYQEAAGIVLLEAITAGLPIIVTEVCGYASFISQAQCGIVVNEPFEQTVLNVALENSLKSPAQLAQWVSNARYFADTEDLYSLPEKAADIILGGSK, encoded by the coding sequence ATGAATCTGGCATTTTGCTTATATAAATACTTTCCGTTTGGTGGGTTACAGCGGGATTTCCTACGTATTGCAACTGAATGCCAGTCACGTGGTCATCACGTCCGTGTTTATACCCAATCATGGGAAGGTGATAAGCCTAGTGGTTTTGAAATTATTATCGTGCCGGTAACTTCAAAGACGAATCATGGGCGAAATGCACAATATTGCGACTGGGTGTTAGCTCATTTAAAGCAGCATCCTGCTGAGCGGATAATTGGTTTCAATAAAATGCCAGGGTTGGATGTTTATTATGCAGCTGATGTCTGTTATGCACAAAAAGTCGCTGAAGAAAAAGGGTTTTTGTATAAGCTGACACCTCGCTATAAACACTATGCCGCATTTGAAAAAGCGGTTTTTGCAGTGGGGAAACCGACACAGCTATTAATGTTAACGCCACATCAAATTAGTCATTTTAAAAAGCATTATGGAACTGAAAATGAGCGTTTTCATATGCTACCTCCCGGTATTGCCCAAGATAGAAAATATGATAAACAAATTGCTGACGCCAAAAGAGTTTATCGTGAAAAAAATCAAATACCTGAATCTGCATTTTTAGTATTGCAGGTAGGCTCTGACTTCAAACGTAAAGGTGTTGACCGGACCATAAAAGCCATTGCGGCGTTGCCCGAAGACATTAAGAAAAACACGTTATTGATGGTAGTTGGCCAAGATAAACCGGTGAAATACCAGCAGTTAGCGAAAACGCTAGGAATCGGCTCACAAGTCTCTTTCTTTAGTGGACGTAATGATATTGCAGAATTAATGGCAGCAGCCGATATATTAATGCATCCAGCTTATCAAGAAGCCGCAGGTATCGTGTTATTAGAAGCGATTACTGCAGGTTTACCGATTATTGTCACAGAAGTATGTGGATATGCTTCATTTATTAGCCAAGCTCAATGCGGTATTGTGGTAAACGAACCTTTTGAGCAAACCGTTTTAAACGTGGCTTTAGAAAATAGTTTAAAAAGTCCGGCTCAATTAGCACAATGGGTAAGTAATGCGCGCTATTTTGCGGATACAGAAGATTTGTATAGTTTACCAGAAAAAGCCGCAGATATTATTTTAGGGGGAAGCAAATGA
- a CDS encoding glycosyltransferase family 39 protein — protein MPAINQSISNKYVYVWVISYAIVWILASFYFDPTVPYDTVEAVNWGMNGEWGSPKNPWFVGVMMWPAIYLDIPYSFYWYFSHFVGIAFGLLGVWKLAFRLTGRRDFAWFAMLMLNLSGVINFDIIPYNDNYILVTLWPWVIYFFLRAVDDNPVWWLPFALFAGLATMGKYSTLALVGSVFLLTIFVKQVRQSYRHPVFYLAIALWFALVLPNFFWLMATDFSAFKWVDSQIDPGFNLHTTQAALSVFYPLVIAAIVVYSCGGKLGWPKALPNRMANFIILFPLVVIYGWFSFHDGGRITEWLQPFMAISAPLFVGSIIEMPRKPFKKSLVGFAIFGVLVVVGYITVQAANIRGAGQKFIGVKTLIADGEQRWYERYNTPVKYVGGEDNQYQWFIIYGKDRPHVIQPWSMEKHMPPNVYNREITEAEIRQHGALLLGKKYDDCAHENFAKVRKFWPQFTIEKEDVIYRSEPDAEPETMCFGFIAPQ, from the coding sequence ATGCCAGCCATTAATCAATCAATTTCAAATAAATATGTTTATGTATGGGTCATAAGCTATGCCATAGTTTGGATCTTAGCGAGTTTTTATTTCGACCCTACCGTACCTTATGACACAGTAGAAGCAGTGAATTGGGGAATGAATGGGGAGTGGGGATCACCTAAAAACCCATGGTTTGTTGGTGTAATGATGTGGCCTGCAATTTACCTCGATATCCCCTATAGTTTTTATTGGTATTTTAGTCATTTTGTGGGTATTGCATTTGGCTTACTTGGGGTATGGAAACTAGCCTTCCGTTTAACTGGGCGTCGCGATTTCGCTTGGTTTGCAATGCTAATGTTGAATTTATCAGGTGTCATTAATTTCGATATCATTCCTTATAATGATAACTATATTCTAGTGACATTATGGCCTTGGGTTATTTATTTCTTTTTACGTGCGGTTGATGATAACCCAGTATGGTGGTTACCATTTGCCTTATTTGCAGGCCTTGCAACAATGGGGAAATACTCAACATTGGCGCTAGTTGGGTCTGTTTTCTTGTTAACTATATTTGTGAAACAGGTTCGCCAAAGTTACCGTCATCCTGTTTTTTACCTTGCGATTGCATTGTGGTTTGCTTTGGTATTGCCAAATTTCTTTTGGTTGATGGCAACGGACTTTTCGGCTTTCAAATGGGTGGATTCACAAATCGACCCTGGGTTTAATCTTCACACCACACAAGCGGCACTAAGCGTGTTTTACCCATTAGTGATTGCGGCGATTGTCGTTTATAGCTGTGGTGGAAAGCTAGGGTGGCCTAAAGCGTTGCCTAACCGCATGGCTAACTTCATTATTTTATTTCCATTAGTGGTGATATATGGCTGGTTCTCTTTCCACGATGGTGGTCGAATAACTGAATGGCTGCAGCCATTTATGGCTATCAGCGCACCGCTATTTGTTGGCTCAATAATAGAAATGCCAAGAAAACCGTTTAAGAAGTCATTAGTGGGTTTTGCAATTTTTGGTGTTTTAGTGGTAGTTGGTTATATTACCGTTCAGGCTGCGAATATTCGTGGAGCGGGGCAAAAATTTATTGGTGTTAAAACCTTAATTGCAGATGGGGAACAGCGTTGGTATGAACGTTATAACACACCTGTAAAATATGTCGGTGGCGAAGATAATCAGTACCAATGGTTTATTATTTATGGCAAGGACAGGCCACACGTCATTCAGCCTTGGTCTATGGAAAAGCATATGCCACCGAATGTGTATAACCGTGAGATTACGGAAGCTGAAATTCGTCAACATGGTGCTTTATTACTGGGTAAAAAATACGATGATTGCGCCCATGAAAACTTTGCTAAGGTTCGTAAGTTCTGGCCACAGTTTACGATAGAAAAAGAAGATGTGATTTATCGTTCTGAGCCAGATGCAGAACCTGAAACCATGTGCTTTGGGTTTATTGCGCCTCAGTAA
- the waaO gene encoding lipopolysaccharide 3-alpha-galactosyltransferase, protein MFFNKENAVTQQIDLSSSDAIVNNDSLHISYGIDRNFLYGCGISIASLLKTNPDISFSFHVFTDYFDDEQNKLFKQLAEQYKTSIKVYLVDCEQLKSLPSTKNWSYATYFRFIIADYFSNQLNRMIYMDADIMCQGTLQPLLNIQFKDDEIAAVVPERDRNWWQKRADALGVPSIASGYFNAGFLVLNLVNWSKFDISTKAMDLLSQDAVKAKLSYLDQDILNMLLTGKVIYLDGKYNTQYSINYELQKGKKENPITPETVLIHYIGPTKPWHEWANYPTAQPFISAKDVSPWKDIPLLKAKSSNHLRYCAKHMFNQGKVFSGIKNNLQYFWVKLS, encoded by the coding sequence ATGTTCTTCAATAAAGAAAATGCGGTTACACAACAAATTGATTTATCGTCATCTGATGCGATTGTTAATAATGATAGCTTACATATTTCCTATGGGATTGACCGTAATTTTCTATATGGTTGTGGGATCTCGATTGCTTCTTTATTGAAAACCAATCCTGATATCTCTTTTTCATTTCATGTATTTACTGACTATTTTGATGATGAGCAAAATAAATTATTTAAACAGCTCGCTGAGCAATATAAGACGAGTATTAAAGTTTATTTAGTTGACTGTGAACAGCTTAAATCGCTTCCAAGTACCAAAAATTGGTCATATGCAACTTATTTTAGGTTTATTATTGCGGACTACTTTTCAAACCAGTTAAATAGAATGATCTATATGGATGCAGATATTATGTGCCAAGGAACGCTGCAGCCATTGCTAAATATTCAATTTAAAGATGATGAAATCGCTGCTGTTGTGCCTGAAAGGGATCGCAATTGGTGGCAAAAAAGAGCTGATGCTCTAGGAGTCCCAAGTATTGCTTCGGGGTATTTTAATGCAGGGTTTTTAGTTTTAAATTTAGTGAATTGGTCAAAATTTGATATCTCAACTAAAGCAATGGATTTACTTTCCCAAGATGCTGTGAAAGCAAAATTATCCTATTTAGACCAAGACATTTTAAATATGCTATTAACAGGGAAAGTCATTTACCTTGATGGCAAATATAACACTCAATACAGCATCAATTATGAGCTGCAAAAAGGCAAAAAAGAAAACCCAATCACGCCTGAAACGGTATTGATTCATTATATTGGCCCAACTAAGCCTTGGCATGAGTGGGCGAATTATCCAACAGCTCAACCCTTTATTAGTGCAAAGGACGTATCGCCTTGGAAAGATATTCCATTACTGAAGGCTAAAAGCAGTAATCATTTGCGTTATTGTGCGAAGCATATGTTTAACCAAGGAAAGGTTTTCTCTGGGATAAAAAATAATCTCCAGTATTTCTGGGTTAAACTAAGTTAA
- the mutM gene encoding bifunctional DNA-formamidopyrimidine glycosylase/DNA-(apurinic or apyrimidinic site) lyase: protein MPELPEVETSRRGIEPHLVGNTISYAVVRNSRLRWPVSEQIKSLSDEAVLSVQRRAKYLLIELQTGWIIVHLGMSGSVRILTEELPEEKHDHVDLVMRDGKVLRYTDPRRFGAWLWCDDLENSSVLAHLGPEPLSDAFNPQYLYELAQKKKVAVKPWLMDNKVVVGVGNIYANEALFATKISPEKITNTLTLAEITELVQQIKKVLQRSIEQGGTTLKDFLQSDGKPGYFAQELFVYGKKGEPCSMCGTPIESIKQGQRSTFFCPQCQK from the coding sequence ATGCCAGAACTACCAGAAGTTGAAACCAGCCGCCGTGGAATAGAACCACATTTAGTCGGAAATACAATCTCTTACGCAGTTGTACGCAACAGTCGATTACGTTGGCCGGTCAGTGAACAAATTAAAAGCTTATCAGATGAAGCGGTTCTGAGTGTCCAACGTCGGGCCAAATATCTACTGATTGAATTGCAAACAGGTTGGATTATTGTTCATTTGGGAATGTCTGGTAGTGTGCGTATTTTGACCGAAGAATTACCTGAAGAAAAACATGACCATGTAGATTTAGTTATGCGAGATGGCAAAGTGCTGCGCTATACGGACCCTCGTCGTTTTGGCGCATGGCTCTGGTGTGATGATTTAGAAAACAGTTCGGTACTTGCACACTTAGGACCTGAGCCATTATCAGATGCCTTTAATCCCCAATATCTTTATGAATTAGCGCAAAAGAAAAAAGTGGCCGTTAAGCCGTGGTTAATGGATAACAAAGTGGTTGTTGGTGTGGGTAATATTTATGCCAATGAAGCATTATTTGCGACGAAAATATCACCTGAAAAAATCACTAATACATTAACATTGGCTGAAATTACTGAACTCGTGCAACAGATCAAAAAGGTGTTACAACGCTCCATTGAGCAAGGCGGCACGACACTAAAAGATTTTTTACAGTCGGATGGTAAGCCGGGTTACTTTGCCCAAGAATTGTTTGTTTATGGGAAAAAGGGGGAACCCTGCTCAATGTGTGGTACGCCAATAGAAAGCATTAAACAGGGGCAACGCAGTACTTTCTTTTGTCCGCAGTGTCAAAAATAG